The following proteins are encoded in a genomic region of Amyelois transitella isolate CPQ chromosome 14, ilAmyTran1.1, whole genome shotgun sequence:
- the LOC106132399 gene encoding pre-mRNA-processing factor 40 homolog A yields MEPPNAGSPNLITSAPLLPPPMMGGMPPSLPQGVAMPPVPGLPPNLATLPPPMGFPPMLPPFSMPPPGFPSFKPPDLNAPAPDVAPTANQSSPWSEHKAPDGRIYYYNSVTKQSLWEKPDDLKTPAEKLLSSCVWKEYTTDAGRVYYHNIETKESSWVIPKELQEIKDKIAAEEAAQSMIADVPPPGEVPLPGSPAVGSGGSSALDEAMAKTLAAIDPTLANSIPIPEEIKPEEITAPPQIAGGDDAEKAPETQYKDKKEAIEAFKELLKDRNVPSNATWEQCVKIISKDPRYATFKKLNEKKQAFNAYKTQKLKDEREEQRLKTKKNRENLEEFLLSCDRVTSITKYYKCEEMFSNLEIWRCVPESDRRDIFEDCIFTITKREKEEAKALKKRNMKMLAQVLENMSEITYSSTWSEAQVLLLENSAFKNDVSLLGMDKEDALIVFEQHIKNLETEYLQEREQIKKKNKRLQRKNRDNFLALLDSLHEEGKLTSMSLWVELYPVISADTRFSAMLGQSGSTPLDLFKFYVENLKARFHDEKKVIKEILREKEFEVRPDTTFEEFATVVCEDSKSASLDAGNVKLTYNSLLEKAETKNKEKLKEESKAQKKVESAFKWALSDANIDHQLSWSEVKEKLDLTAPEFEAVPNEEDRIRIYKDFQHEQEESCMHYHHPKPRKSKRSKKKKRSHSASLSRSRSPSPVSRSATPQSWSSEDRKHKKAKKKHRKHEPAPKSPTPEEGGITDDSPEPVRHKSKKSKRSAPSSPDNDTGDSHKPKKKKDKKEKKEKERSTAWSDAELESRRAALLAQLHEHEAD; encoded by the exons ATG gaACCACCCAATGCAGGGTCTCCGAACCTGATTACCTCAGCACCTCTTTTGCCCCCACCCATGATGGGTGGTATGCCACCATCTTTACCCCAAGGAGTGGCAATGCCTCCAGTGCCTGGGCTACCACCGAATTTGGCCACACTGCCACCACCTATGGGCTTCCCTCCAATGTTGCCACCGTTTTCAATGCCACCTCCAGGATTTCCATCATTTAAACCACCG GACTTGAACGCGCCAGCTCCTGATGTTGCTCCGACTGCTAACCAAAGCAGCCCCTGGTCAGAACACAAAGCTCCTGATggacgtatttattattacaactcCGTCACTAAACAGAGCCTTTGGGAGAAACCTGATGATTTGAAGACACCAGCCGAG AAACTGTTATCTTCATGTGTGTGGAAGGAGTACACAACAGATGCAGGACGAGTGTACTATCACAATATTGAAACAAAGGAGTCTAGTTGGGTGATACCCAAAGAGCTGCAAGAAATCAAAGATAAAATAGCAGCAGAAGAAGCTGCACa gtCTATGATCGCCGACGTCCCTCCGCCGGGGGAAGTTCCCCTTCCGGGATCCCCCGCCGTGGGGTCCGGGGGAAGTTCAGCACTGGATGAGGCGATGGCTAAAACCCTGGCGGCCATTGACCCCACTCTAGCCAATTCTATTCCTATACCTGaagaaa taAAACCAGAAGAAATTACGGCCCCTCCCCAAATAGCGGGAGGTGACGACGCAGAGAAGGCGCCCGAAACGCAGTATAAAGACAAGAAAGAAGCCATTGAAGCTTTCAAGGAACTACTGAAAGACAGG AATGTACCATCGAATGCGACTTGGGAGCAATGTGTCAAGATAATATCTAAAGATCCCCGCTATGCCACTTTCAAGAAACTCAATGAAAAGAAGCAGGCCTTCAATGCTTATAAAACACAGAAATTGAAAGACGAGAGAGAAGAACAAAG gctgaaaacaaaaaagaaccgTGAAAATTTAGAAGAATTTTTGTTGAGTTGCGACCGTGTGACGTCCATTACAAAATACTACAAATGCGAAGAAATGTTTAGCAATCTCGAG ATATGGCGATGCGTCCCTGAATCGGATCGTAGGGATATATTCGAGGACTGCATCTTCACGATCACCAAGCGGGAGAAAGAGGAGGCTAAGGCGTTGAAAAAACGGAACATGAAAATGTTAGCGCAG GTACTAGAGAATATGAGTGAAATTACATACAGCAGTACATGGAGCGAGGCGCAGGTTTTACTATTAGAGAATTCTGCGTTCAAAAACGACGTAAGCCTGTTGGGTATGGACAAAGAGGACGCGTTAATCG TGTTCGAACAACACATCAAGAATTTGGAAACAGAATATTTGCAGGAGCGagaacagattaaaaagaagaataagcGTTTGCAACGAAAGAATAGGGACAACTTTTTG GCTCTACTCGATAGTCTTCACGAAGAAGGCAAACTGACATCAATGTCCTTGTGGGTGGAATTATATCCTGTGATTTCGGCCGACACGAGGTTTTCTGCTATGCTCG GTCAAAGCGGATCCACGCCTCTGGACTTGTTCAAGTTTTACGTTGAGAATCTGAAGGCTCGCTTCCACGACGAGAAGAAGGTCATCAAGGAGATATTGAGGGAGAAGGAGTTTGAAGTACGACCTGACACCACCTTCGAGGAGTTCGCCACCGTGGTCTGCGAGGACAGCAAGTCTGCCTCGCTGGACGCCGGCAACGTCAAGCTGACTTATAATTCTCTGCTGGAgaag GCGGAAACAAAGAATAAGGAGAAACTGAAAGAAGAATCGAAGGCTCAGAAGAAAGTGGAGAGCGCTTTCAAATGGGCGCTGAGTGACGCCAACATCGACCACCAGTTGTCGTGGAGCGAGGTGAAGGAGAAGCTGGATCTCACCGCGCCGGAGTTCGAGGCGGTGCCCAATGAGGAAGACCGCATCAGAATATACAAG GACTTCCAACACGAGCAAGAGGAGAGTTGCATGCACTACCACCATCCGAAGCCACGGAAGTCGAAGCGCTCCAAGAAGAAGAAGCGGTCACACTCCGCCTCAttg TCGCGATCTCGCTCGCCGTCGCCGGTGTCCCGGTCGGCGACGCCGCAGTCGTGGTCGTCGGAGGACCGCAAGCACAAGAAGGCCAAGAAGAAACATCGCAAACACGAGCCAGCGCCG AAATCTCCGACGCCAGAAGAAGGTGGTATAACAGACGACTCGCCCGAGCCGGTGCGCCACAAGAGTAAGAAATCTAAGAGGAGTGCGCCTAGCAGCCCCGACAATGACACTGGCGACTCACACAAACCCAAGAAGAAGAAGGACAAGAaggaaaagaaagaaaaagaaag GTCTACAGCGTGGTCGGACGCCGAGCTGGAGTCCCGGCGCGCCGCCCTGCTGGCGCAGCTCCACGAGCACGAGGCCGACTGA
- the LOC106132398 gene encoding WASH complex subunit 4 has product MKTDTEKEIGTQILKSYGQFFKKQHQDLLSLTDDSKWEENKTFLAVKTIMNPKESLSITDLVSSDNMMMTKILSVLSSLCIEITKLKEEAFTRYFPFLAVYDEYNESSVSSHMAEICSLSAFISRCEDTLRNLCNQMFALCTESFINLNGIQMDHLIKHVGEIFTVIILIELLISNSTLPAKWRKYQKALKSYSSDKLDMYEDRLASMIGAVDNITNKLMNDDIAQTCLQNLLTLRGKLVDKNCSFLATELTQYVKQAICNLEKLTVEKPTSDNMYKCIKVNTLFVLNSHLFGIGDKKMFKSLVELNTKAHSINLTGTSIWFPEQFLQRHVPSLCASFGKLPQIMLKARQTFISNKKATLARDIASLQSTCTQWILNMEEIFSIKHNRLNAAEMSLHVKSLLTGLDLASSINCSVLTMINLHLSLGMPLSKNILLSLFEIIDILKSLQNAVTRNYTQIMNSINMTIQHLVFQAIASVQDLKKTVMTDKMFASKRLDELTCIVIAEQALKGAATMERNVAAYIALSFVPNTTYLEDGYARLATILEKIQTLSNFTQSFESYCNCSWLLWHEHIIPIYFEQNFNTQLNALKLKYFLMVLEDCAVFLHHTDKQYKTQKSKQFVNMIQKLIDDKVIQSTSQNIETNLRLHIHSHLQLDATDPFSCDMTKKVLLAADTFRILSVYMSVVPSVEHYLSTMYYNLTTVVLSDWKTYGEMRQMAKFKFNLKTVHDNLPTQTLEQGLDVLEIMRNIHIFVSKYLYNLNNQIFIEKSSNNKHLNSINIQHVANSIRTHGTGIMNTTVNFTYQFLKKKFFTFSQFMYDEHIKSRLVKDLRNFKENALANNNMYAYKNAEKFNKGIKVLGLADDGQSYLDLFRDLISQIGNAMGYVRMIRSGGRHCCSDATVFLPTLDINESFKEISTESNFGPKTIDAAENLDHNINLLITNFIQGTEYFKLLVDVFAPVFRNPKNVHLKNFFVIVPPLTLNFVEHMILSKDKMTKKNKVGAAFTDDGFAMGVAYILKLLDQGSDFESLHWFDSVWKHIRDERKAVEVQKSKGSVQLQQALALTEKKIKTVEEEFKLLYFSLTSARIFFR; this is encoded by the exons atgaagacCGACACAGAAAAAGAAATTGGGACTCAAATCCTTAAAAGTTATGGACAATTCTTCAAAAAACAACATCAAGATCTTTTATCACTTACAGATGACTCCAAGTGGGAGGagaataaaacctttttaGCTGTTAAAACCATTATGAACCCAAAGGAATCACTCTCAATTACAGATTTGGTTTCATCTGATAATATGATGATGACGAAAATATTAAGTGTGCTATCTTCCTTGTGTATAGAGATCACTAAATTAAAAGAAGAGGCTTTTACAAg ATACTTTCCATTTTTGGCTGTTTATGATGAGTATAATGAAAGTTCTGTTAGCTCCCACATGGCAGAAATATGCTCGTTAAGTGCCTTTATCTCCCGATGTGAAGACACACTCCGCAACCTCTGTAATCAAATGTTTGCGCTCTGCACAGAAAGCTTCATTAATctaa atgGGATCCAGATGGACCATTTGATAAAACATGTTGGTGAAATCTTCACTGTTATAATACTTATTGAATTGCTTATTTCCAATTCAACACTGCCAGCGAAATGGAGGAAATACCAGAAAGCATTGAAATCATATTCATCAGACAAACTGGACATGTATGAAGATAGACTAGCTTCTATGATTGGGGCCGTggataatattacaaataaacttatgaATGATGACATAGCACAAACATGTCTACAAAATCTGCTTACACTCAGAGGGAAGCTGGTGGACAAGAATTGTTCATTTTTGGCAACAGAACTAACCCAGTATGTCAAACAAGCCATTTGCAACTTGGAGAAACTCACGGTTGAGAAACCTACTTCAGACAATATGTACAAATGTATCAAAGTCAACACTCTATTTGTGCTTAACTCACACTTGTTTGGAATTGgtgacaaaaaaatgtttaagagTTTGGTGGAATTGAACACGAAG gCTCACAGCATCAATCTGACTGGCACATCTATATGGTTTCCTGAGCAGTTCCTGCAAAGGCATGTACCTTCACTCTGTGCCAGTTTTGGCAAACTACCACAAATCATGCTAAAAGCTCGACAAACTTTTATCAGTAACAAAAAGGCAACTCTCGCTCGCGATATTGCCAGTCTTCAATCAACATGCACCCAGTGgattttaaatatggaagAAATTTTCTCCATAAAACATAACAGATTGAATGCAGCAGAAATGAGCTTACATGTCAAATCCCTGTTAACTGGTTTAGATCTTGCATCAAGCATTAATTGCTCAGTACTGACCATGATCAACCTACATCTATCACTTGGCATGCCTTTATCAAAGAATATTCTTTTATCCCTTTTCGAAATCATAGACATATTGAAATCATTACAAAATGCAGTTACACGTAACTACACGCAAATTATGAATTCAATTAATATGACTATACAGCATCTGGTATTCCAAGCTATAGCAAGTGTTCAGGATTTGAAGAAAACTGTTATGACGGACAAAATGTTTGCGAGTAAACGGCTAGATGAACTCACCTGCATTGTGATTGCGGAACAAGCTCTAAAGGGTGCTGCCACCATGGAGAGGAATGTTGCCGCCTATATCGCACTCAGCTTCGTCCCCAATACCACGTATCTGGAAGACGGCTATGCCAGACTTGCAACTATtctagaaaaaatacaaactctATCTAATTTCACCCAATCATTTGAGAGCTATTGTAATTGTTCATGGTTGTTGTGGCATGAACATATCAttccaatttattttgaacaaaatttcaatactCAGTTAAATGCActcaaattgaaatattttcttatggtCTTAGAAGATTGTGCTGTCTTTTTGCATCACACAGACAAGCAatacaaaacacaaaaatcGAAACAATTTGTCAATATGATTCAAAAGTTAATTGACGACAAAGTTATTCAGTCTACTAGTCAAAACATCGAAACAAATTTAAGACTGCACATTCATTCCCACCTACAGTTAGACGCCACTGATCCGTTTTCATGTGATATGACCAAGAAGGTCCTGCTGGCTGCCGACACATTCCGCATTTTATCCGTATACATGTCAGTAGTGCCATCAGTAGAACACTACCTCTCCACAATGTACTACAACTTGACAACAGTCGTCTTATCAGACTGGAAAACATACGGGGAAATGCGACAAATggctaaattcaaatttaatctAAAAACGGTACATGACAATCTTCCTACACAGACACTGGAACAAGGGTTAGATGTTTTAGAAATAATGAggaatattcatatttttgtctctaaatatctttataatctgaataatcaaatatttattgaaaagagCAGCAACAACAAGCACCTGAACTCTATAAATATCCAACACGTTGCTAACTCCATACGAACTCATGGCACCGGAATTATGAACACGACAGTTAATTTCACATACcagtttttgaaaaagaaatttttcactttttctcAGTTCATGTACGATGAACATATAAAATCGAGGCTAGTGAAAGATTTAAGAAACTTTAAAGAAAACGCTCTAGCTAACAATAACATGTACGCGTACAAAAATGCAGAAAAATTTAACAAGGGCATAAAAGTTTTGGGCTTAGCTGATGATGGTCAGAGTTATTTGGATTTATTCAGAGATTTGATAAGCCAAATTGGAAACGCAATGGGTTACGTGAGAATGATCCGATCTGGAGGCAGACACTGCTGTTCTGATGCCACTGTATTTTTGCCCACTTTAGATATAAACGAATCTTTTAAGGAGATTAGCACAGAAAGTAATTTCGGGCCAAAAACTATCGATGCAGCAGAAAACCTAGATCATAACATTAACCTGTTGAtaacaaatttcattcaaggtacggaatattttaaattgctGGTGGACGTGTTTGCTCCAGTGTTCAGGAATCCTAAAAATGTTCACCTCAAAAACTTTTTCGTCATCGTTCCGCCGCTTACGTTGAATTTTGTTGAACACATGATCTTATCGAAAGACAAAATGACGAAGAAGAACAAAGTGGGCGCTGCGTTCACTGATGATGGGTTTGCGATGGGTGTCGCTTACATACTGAAGCTACTTGATCAG gGCTCCGATTTTGAATCTCTTCACTGGTTCGATTCTGTCTGGAAACACATAAGAGATGAACGGAAAGCAGTCGAAGTACAGAAGAGCAAAGGATCTGTACAGCTACAACAAGCCCTAGCCCTGACGGagaagaaaatcaaaactgtCGAGGAAGAATTCAAACTTCTGTACTTTAGCTTGACTAGTGCCAGAATATTCTTTAGATAG